A DNA window from Corynebacterium ciconiae DSM 44920 contains the following coding sequences:
- a CDS encoding ABC transporter permease: MPKPSPAHLNPEKNLQGPAFESKRGQEHFVDAVDETGLGAVDAVADESAPTSLWGEAWHNLRRRPLFWVSAVLMLAAIVLALVPQLFTSVDPQACELSNSLNGPTDGHPFGFDRQGCDIFSRTIYGARASVLVGVLTTLFVVVLGVLIGATAGYLGGIVDSIFSRITDVFFALPLVLAAIVVMQMFKEHRTVITVIVVLGLFGWTSIARITRGAVMSVKNEEFVTAARALGASRTKILFSHILPNAAAPIIVYATVALGTFIVAEATLSFLGIGLPSTVVSWGGDISRAQASLRTQPMVLFYPAVALALTVLSFIMMGDVVRDALDPKARKR; the protein is encoded by the coding sequence ATGCCTAAACCATCTCCTGCTCACCTCAATCCTGAAAAGAACCTGCAGGGCCCCGCCTTCGAGAGCAAAAGGGGCCAAGAGCATTTTGTCGATGCCGTGGACGAGACCGGCCTCGGCGCCGTGGACGCGGTGGCCGACGAGTCCGCCCCCACCTCGCTGTGGGGCGAGGCGTGGCACAACCTGCGCCGCCGGCCGCTGTTCTGGGTCTCCGCTGTGTTGATGCTCGCGGCCATCGTGCTCGCGCTTGTCCCGCAGCTATTTACCAGCGTGGATCCCCAGGCCTGCGAGTTGTCGAACTCGCTCAACGGCCCCACTGATGGCCACCCCTTCGGCTTCGACCGCCAAGGCTGCGATATTTTCTCCCGCACCATCTACGGGGCCCGCGCCTCCGTGCTGGTGGGCGTGCTGACCACCCTTTTCGTGGTGGTTCTCGGGGTGCTCATCGGTGCAACCGCTGGCTATCTCGGCGGCATCGTGGACTCCATCTTTTCCCGTATCACTGACGTCTTCTTCGCCCTGCCGCTCGTGTTGGCTGCCATCGTGGTTATGCAGATGTTTAAGGAGCACCGCACGGTGATCACCGTGATTGTGGTGCTCGGGCTTTTCGGCTGGACGTCGATCGCCCGCATCACCCGTGGTGCCGTGATGAGTGTGAAGAATGAAGAGTTTGTCACCGCTGCTCGGGCGCTGGGTGCCTCGCGCACCAAGATCCTGTTCAGCCACATTCTGCCCAATGCGGCTGCGCCGATCATCGTCTACGCCACCGTCGCCCTAGGCACGTTCATCGTGGCGGAAGCCACCCTGTCCTTCCTGGGCATCGGTTTGCCGTCCACGGTGGTCTCGTGGGGTGGCGATATCTCGCGCGCCCAGGCCTCGCTGCGCACCCAGCCGATGGTGTTGTTCTACCCGGCTGTGGCATTGGCGCTCACCGTGCTCAGCTTCATCATGATGGGTGATGTCGTGCGCGACGCCCTCGATCCGAAGGCTAGGAAGCGATAA
- the fdxA gene encoding ferredoxin gives MTYTIAQPCVDVMDRACVEECPVDCIYEGKRSLYIHPDECVDCGACEPVCPVEAIFYEDDVPDEWIEYNDANAAFFDDLGSPGGAAKLGAQDFDPPLVAELPPQA, from the coding sequence ATGACGTACACCATCGCCCAGCCTTGCGTCGACGTGATGGACCGGGCGTGCGTGGAAGAATGCCCGGTGGACTGCATCTACGAGGGCAAGCGTTCCCTCTACATCCACCCGGATGAGTGCGTGGACTGCGGCGCCTGCGAGCCGGTGTGTCCCGTGGAGGCTATTTTCTACGAGGACGACGTGCCGGATGAGTGGATCGAGTACAACGACGCCAACGCTGCGTTCTTTGATGATCTCGGCTCGCCCGGCGGCGCTGCTAAGCTCGGCGCTCAAGACTTCGATCCGCCGCTGGTGGCTGAGCTGCCGCCCCAGGCTTAA
- a CDS encoding dipeptide ABC transporter ATP-binding protein yields the protein MTKTTHPTGTDNSAEMDRSVPLLTFEDLKISFESTTGTVDAVRGINLAVYPGQSVAIVGESGSGKSTAAMSILGLLPGTGKITGGSITFDGQDITHVSEKERQEYRGKMIGLVPQDPMSNLNPVWRIGTQIKESLRANNVVDPKDYDKRVVELLEEAGLPDAERRAKQYPHEFSGGMRQRALIAMGLAAHPKLLIADEPTSALDVTVQKRILDHLGTLTEELGTAVLFITHDLGLAAERAEHLVVMHRGRIVESGPSLKILRNPQHPYTRRLVDAAPSLASARIQEAKQRGVEAADKLSSDHSQAEEEVIRVENLTKIFDVRGARGAKKELRAVDDVTFGLRKGTTLALVGESGSGKSTVANMVLNLLDPTEGKVFYKGTDLSTLGRKELFDMRRKLQVVFQNPYGSLNPMYSIYRCIEEPLKVHKVGSRSEREKRVAELLDVVQLPRSTMRRYPNELSGGQRQRIAIARALALQPEVIVLDEAVSALDVLVQNQILQLLAQLQDEFNLSYLFITHDLAVVRQTADDIVVMQNGKLVEHGSADDIFDHAQQDYTRNLIESVPGLGIELGVGE from the coding sequence ATGACGAAGACTACGCACCCTACCGGCACCGACAACTCCGCTGAGATGGATCGCTCTGTGCCGCTGTTGACCTTCGAGGATCTGAAGATCTCCTTCGAGTCCACCACCGGCACCGTGGATGCCGTGCGGGGCATCAACCTAGCGGTCTACCCCGGACAATCCGTGGCGATCGTGGGTGAGTCCGGATCGGGCAAGTCCACCGCCGCCATGTCCATCCTCGGGCTCTTGCCCGGCACCGGCAAGATCACCGGCGGTTCGATCACCTTCGACGGCCAGGACATCACCCATGTCTCCGAAAAGGAACGCCAAGAGTACCGCGGCAAGATGATCGGCCTTGTTCCGCAGGATCCGATGAGTAACCTCAACCCGGTGTGGCGCATTGGCACTCAGATTAAGGAGTCGCTGCGCGCAAATAACGTGGTGGATCCGAAAGACTATGACAAGCGCGTCGTCGAATTGCTCGAGGAGGCCGGCCTACCTGATGCGGAGCGCCGCGCCAAGCAGTATCCGCACGAGTTTTCCGGCGGTATGCGCCAGCGTGCGCTGATCGCCATGGGGCTTGCCGCCCACCCCAAGCTGCTCATCGCCGATGAGCCCACCTCGGCGCTGGACGTGACGGTGCAAAAGCGCATCCTGGACCACCTGGGCACCCTCACTGAGGAGCTCGGCACGGCCGTGCTGTTTATCACCCACGATCTGGGACTAGCCGCCGAGCGGGCCGAGCACCTGGTGGTCATGCACCGTGGCCGAATCGTGGAATCCGGCCCTTCGCTGAAGATCCTGCGCAACCCGCAGCACCCCTACACCCGCCGGCTGGTAGACGCCGCGCCTTCGTTGGCATCGGCGCGTATCCAAGAGGCGAAGCAGCGGGGCGTGGAGGCTGCCGACAAGCTCAGCAGCGATCACTCGCAGGCGGAGGAAGAGGTGATCCGCGTGGAAAACCTCACCAAGATCTTCGATGTGCGCGGCGCCCGTGGGGCCAAGAAGGAACTGCGCGCCGTGGACGATGTCACCTTCGGCCTGCGCAAGGGCACCACCTTGGCGTTGGTGGGCGAGTCCGGCTCGGGCAAGTCCACAGTGGCGAATATGGTGCTCAACCTGCTCGATCCCACCGAGGGAAAGGTGTTCTACAAGGGCACCGACCTCTCAACTTTGGGCCGGAAGGAGCTTTTCGATATGCGGCGCAAGCTGCAGGTGGTCTTCCAAAACCCCTATGGCTCGCTGAACCCGATGTACTCGATCTACCGCTGTATCGAGGAGCCGTTGAAGGTGCACAAGGTCGGTAGCCGTTCGGAGCGGGAGAAGCGCGTTGCTGAGCTGTTGGATGTGGTGCAGCTGCCGCGTTCGACCATGCGCCGCTATCCCAACGAGCTCTCAGGCGGACAGCGTCAGCGCATCGCCATCGCCCGTGCTTTGGCTCTGCAGCCGGAGGTGATCGTGCTGGACGAGGCCGTTTCAGCCCTCGACGTGCTCGTGCAGAACCAGATCCTGCAGCTGCTGGCCCAACTGCAGGACGAGTTCAACCTCTCCTATCTGTTCATCACCCACGATCTTGCTGTGGTGCGCCAAACCGCCGATGACATCGTGGTGATGCAAAACGGCAAGCTCGTGGAGCATGGCAGCGCCGATGACATCTTCGATCATGCGCAGCAGGACTACACCCGCAACCTCATTGAGTCCGTGCCTGGCTTGGGCATCGAACTCGGCGTAGGGGAGTAA
- a CDS encoding DUF402 domain-containing protein — MSTSGPRANEGDSTVDLHPVKQETFDVRALTNTDPKGYLRHVDTYTETDFGLYMARGADHPRFGYLESWLLPELGLRANIFHFRPGVDVDQELYIDIADIHHEGSTWTTRDLYVDLVATTGTPIDVLDIDELAAATSAGLITASESERAIERTLTAVEGITRYGDDVHRWLRSCGITLEWAEAVSLTPAGSSATRP; from the coding sequence ATGTCTACGTCTGGGCCACGCGCGAACGAGGGTGACTCCACGGTGGATCTCCATCCCGTGAAGCAAGAGACCTTCGATGTCCGCGCGCTGACCAACACCGACCCCAAGGGCTACCTGCGTCACGTGGACACCTACACCGAAACTGACTTCGGCCTGTACATGGCGCGCGGGGCGGATCATCCCCGCTTCGGCTATCTCGAATCCTGGCTCCTTCCCGAGCTGGGCCTGCGCGCCAATATCTTCCACTTCCGCCCGGGAGTCGATGTAGACCAAGAGCTCTACATCGACATTGCGGACATCCACCACGAGGGCAGCACGTGGACCACTCGGGACCTCTATGTGGACTTGGTGGCTACCACCGGCACCCCGATCGATGTACTCGATATCGACGAGCTCGCCGCCGCCACCTCCGCGGGGCTCATCACCGCGTCCGAGTCCGAGCGGGCGATTGAGCGCACGCTCACCGCTGTGGAAGGCATCACTCGCTACGGCGATGATGTCCACCGTTGGCTGCGTTCCTGCGGTATCACTCTCGAGTGGGCTGAGGCCGTCAGCCTCACTCCCGCCGGCTCCTCAGCCACTCGCCCATGA
- a CDS encoding Rv1157c family protein: MKLRTPIAVACAAAITVGATLTAPLATAQSSSDMTVPVITNPQLIDELGRPTPEVLAQARAFANQPFIPEQLRDAVIAAVEFYEGGHSPAGAPLLKPENTPDFTQFYWPTISGSCIGGEHAAVGTAIAVPGPAALPLPGVAENEAGFVFTALGTPGLAAEQQDALNVHWLNIDTLQFGTSRLGNGGLNPDGPATLNGTAATGKGTIIAVLEGTVNTSETACHFAPTAAIFNV; the protein is encoded by the coding sequence GTGAAACTCCGCACCCCGATCGCCGTGGCCTGCGCGGCAGCCATCACCGTTGGCGCCACGCTCACCGCGCCGCTGGCCACCGCACAGTCCAGCTCCGATATGACCGTTCCGGTCATCACCAACCCGCAGCTCATCGACGAGCTCGGCCGCCCCACCCCCGAGGTGTTGGCCCAGGCCCGCGCCTTCGCCAACCAACCCTTCATTCCCGAGCAGCTGCGCGACGCTGTGATCGCCGCCGTGGAGTTCTACGAAGGCGGACACTCCCCCGCGGGTGCTCCGCTGCTCAAGCCGGAAAACACTCCGGATTTCACCCAGTTCTACTGGCCCACCATTTCCGGCTCCTGCATCGGCGGCGAGCACGCTGCCGTGGGCACCGCCATCGCCGTGCCAGGGCCTGCCGCCCTGCCGCTGCCGGGCGTTGCCGAGAACGAGGCCGGCTTCGTATTCACCGCGCTCGGCACCCCGGGTCTTGCAGCCGAGCAGCAGGACGCACTCAACGTGCACTGGCTCAACATTGACACCCTGCAGTTTGGCACCTCCCGCTTGGGCAATGGTGGCCTCAACCCCGACGGCCCCGCCACCCTCAATGGCACAGCCGCCACTGGCAAGGGCACCATCATCGCGGTTCTCGAGGGCACTGTAAACACCTCCGAGACCGCCTGCCACTTCGCGCCCACCGCCGCGATCTTCAACGTCTAA
- a CDS encoding ABC transporter family substrate-binding protein: MARRGVLSCASAAIALCVASCVANPGPPPVEDVERATTASETSTQPDAPEENDPAERNQITVGMDPLLNGFNPHLIADATPFVESMAALVLPSAFVDGEINSSLLTKAEEIEPEGDAVQTVRYQISTAAQWSDGTPITGSDFQYLWESIVSTPGTNATAGYEQISGIRISNGGKTVAVDFSHRLEQWQELFTHLLPSHIFLTGTDGFDRVLANTMPVSGGRYQVSSIDRQRGEVVLSRNDRYWGTQPATIERLVFREIRSAGSAAEMMRRSQMDLADLSLEETTEPALDLVPGVDTATRVYPRRLDVVFNTAAPALDTPAKRAGFIGLIDAKLVASLATGRSTHLGLADPSEFPQPEVEPEALPENTEVTLGVDAADDEAVTAARSISDLAAQRGIVVNVVLTTTTELFSTLMPQGRIDGIVSRSRTENAPIEVATRYMCQVAVSQLCDEELDSTLRGYLGGSVDSATAQQAVQAVENREIITYPISYTIRLDAAGSRITGPAAEFADWPIDPYAGRLASAASWSVRDGLGPSRISTIEGD; encoded by the coding sequence GTGGCTCGCCGTGGTGTGCTGAGTTGCGCCAGCGCGGCTATCGCGCTGTGCGTGGCTAGCTGTGTCGCCAACCCGGGGCCGCCGCCGGTGGAGGATGTGGAGCGGGCTACCACCGCTAGCGAGACCTCCACGCAGCCCGATGCGCCGGAGGAGAACGATCCGGCGGAGCGTAATCAGATCACCGTGGGCATGGACCCCTTGCTTAATGGCTTCAATCCGCACCTCATCGCTGATGCCACTCCCTTTGTGGAATCGATGGCGGCCCTTGTGCTGCCCAGTGCCTTTGTGGACGGCGAGATCAATTCCTCGCTGCTGACCAAGGCCGAGGAGATCGAGCCCGAAGGTGATGCGGTGCAAACGGTGCGCTACCAGATCAGCACTGCAGCGCAGTGGTCTGATGGCACTCCTATTACGGGGTCGGATTTCCAATACCTGTGGGAATCCATCGTGAGCACGCCGGGCACGAATGCCACCGCCGGCTACGAGCAGATATCGGGCATCCGCATCTCCAATGGCGGCAAAACCGTGGCGGTGGACTTCTCCCACCGTTTGGAGCAATGGCAAGAGCTCTTTACGCACTTGCTGCCCAGCCACATCTTCCTCACCGGAACCGATGGTTTCGATCGGGTGTTGGCCAACACCATGCCGGTCTCCGGCGGGCGCTATCAAGTCTCATCCATTGACCGGCAGCGCGGCGAGGTGGTGCTTTCGCGCAATGACCGCTACTGGGGCACCCAGCCTGCCACGATCGAAAGACTCGTTTTCCGCGAGATTCGATCCGCCGGCAGTGCCGCTGAGATGATGCGGCGCAGTCAGATGGACTTAGCTGACCTCTCGCTTGAGGAGACGACCGAACCGGCACTCGATCTCGTGCCTGGGGTAGACACCGCCACGCGGGTGTATCCGCGCCGCCTCGATGTGGTGTTCAACACCGCGGCTCCTGCGCTGGATACTCCGGCGAAGCGGGCTGGATTCATTGGGCTTATCGACGCCAAGCTCGTGGCCAGCCTCGCAACCGGCCGCAGCACCCACCTCGGCTTGGCGGACCCGAGCGAATTTCCCCAGCCAGAGGTAGAGCCAGAGGCGCTGCCGGAGAACACCGAAGTGACTTTAGGGGTGGATGCCGCCGATGATGAGGCGGTAACCGCCGCCCGGTCCATCAGTGATCTGGCCGCCCAGCGAGGAATCGTGGTGAATGTGGTTCTCACAACTACCACCGAGCTTTTTAGCACCCTCATGCCGCAGGGGCGCATCGATGGCATCGTCTCTCGCTCCCGCACTGAAAACGCCCCCATCGAGGTGGCTACCCGCTACATGTGCCAGGTGGCGGTCTCACAGCTGTGCGACGAAGAGCTCGATTCCACCCTGCGCGGCTATCTTGGCGGTTCGGTGGATTCCGCCACCGCCCAGCAGGCGGTGCAGGCGGTAGAAAACCGTGAGATCATCACCTACCCGATTTCTTATACCATTCGCCTCGACGCGGCGGGCTCGCGGATCACCGGCCCGGCCGCCGAGTTCGCGGACTGGCCGATCGATCCCTATGCCGGGCGTCTCGCCAGTGCTGCCAGCTGGAGTGTGCGCGATGGCTTGGGTCCCAGTCGTATCAGCACCATCGAAGGAGACTAA
- the arsC gene encoding arsenate reductase (glutaredoxin) (This arsenate reductase requires both glutathione and glutaredoxin to convert arsenate to arsenite, after which the efflux transporter formed by ArsA and ArsB can extrude the arsenite from the cell, providing resistance.) — translation MTTIYHNPRCSKSRQALQYLREHGIEPTIVRYLDDTPDEQTLRSLLADAGLRPHDAIRTGEAEYSELGLSPDTGDDELIAAMLAHPRLIERPFVRSARGVVIARPTDALDAIIDPA, via the coding sequence ATGACCACGATCTATCACAACCCACGGTGTTCCAAGTCCCGCCAAGCCCTGCAGTATCTGCGCGAGCACGGCATCGAGCCGACCATCGTGCGCTATCTCGATGACACCCCCGACGAGCAGACACTACGCAGCTTGCTGGCCGACGCTGGACTCCGCCCCCACGATGCCATTCGCACCGGCGAGGCCGAGTACTCCGAACTGGGATTAAGCCCCGATACCGGCGACGATGAGCTCATTGCGGCCATGCTCGCCCACCCCCGGCTCATCGAACGCCCCTTTGTGCGTAGTGCCCGTGGCGTGGTGATTGCCCGCCCCACAGACGCCCTTGATGCGATCATCGACCCCGCCTGA
- the mshB gene encoding N-acetyl-1-D-myo-inositol-2-amino-2-deoxy-alpha-D-glucopyranoside deacetylase, producing MSTTVHAISPLDGVTVMAVHAHPDDEAIWTGGLLAHLARRGANVIVVTCTLGEQGEVIGEPYQNLVADHADQLGGFRIRELSASLAALGVRGVHLGAVGQWRDSGMAGDPSADHPRAFVNNLDQATEQLRALIDEHRPDLLVTYGPDGGYGHPDHIAAHTITHRAAPADTRILWAVTLEEDLEAGFAGIHSIPDTWRRADAEIARVATADLRLTLSQEELACKVAAMKAHATQLWIADGHTSATNPIAAYAQAETPVFALSNLIAQPITASEAYQIGAGPQLPAGAKDLLDGLGCAEEGGVVASISAQHEREKE from the coding sequence ATGAGCACCACAGTGCATGCGATAAGCCCCCTCGACGGGGTCACCGTCATGGCCGTTCACGCCCATCCCGATGATGAGGCGATCTGGACCGGCGGGCTGCTTGCTCATCTCGCTCGCCGAGGAGCGAATGTCATCGTGGTCACCTGCACCTTAGGTGAGCAAGGCGAGGTGATCGGCGAGCCTTATCAGAACCTAGTGGCCGATCACGCCGACCAGCTCGGCGGTTTCAGAATCCGCGAGCTCAGCGCGTCCCTCGCAGCCCTCGGCGTGCGGGGAGTCCACCTCGGTGCGGTGGGGCAGTGGCGCGACTCCGGCATGGCTGGGGATCCTTCGGCGGATCACCCTCGTGCTTTTGTGAACAATCTTGATCAGGCCACCGAGCAGCTGCGGGCGCTCATTGACGAGCACCGCCCCGATCTACTCGTTACCTATGGTCCAGACGGCGGCTATGGCCACCCAGATCACATCGCCGCCCACACCATCACCCATCGCGCCGCCCCCGCCGACACCCGCATTCTGTGGGCTGTGACCCTCGAGGAAGACCTTGAGGCCGGTTTCGCCGGAATCCACAGCATCCCCGATACGTGGCGCCGCGCCGACGCCGAGATCGCCCGGGTGGCGACCGCGGATCTTCGACTGACACTCAGCCAAGAGGAGCTGGCGTGCAAGGTAGCGGCGATGAAGGCGCACGCCACTCAGCTATGGATCGCCGATGGGCACACCAGCGCCACCAATCCCATTGCCGCCTACGCCCAGGCAGAAACGCCAGTGTTCGCCCTGTCTAATCTCATTGCTCAGCCGATCACTGCCTCCGAGGCCTACCAGATTGGTGCCGGCCCGCAGCTGCCCGCGGGCGCGAAAGATCTGCTCGATGGGCTTGGATGTGCCGAGGAGGGTGGCGTGGTGGCGTCGATAAGCGCACAGCATGAGCGGGAAAAGGAGTAA
- the typA gene encoding translational GTPase TypA: protein MSENTTTARTEFRNVAIVAHVDHGKTTLVNAMLEQSGAFGDHGEIADRVMDSGDLEKEKGITILAKNTSIRRAGQGKNGEDLIINVIDTPGHADFGGEVERALSMVDGVVLLIDASEGPLPQTRFVLGKALAAKMPVIICVNKTDRPDARIDEVVEEAQDLLLELASTLEDEEAQEAAETLLDLPVLYASGRAGTASTENPGDGNAPAAKDLQELFDVLYDVLPEPSADINAPLQAHVTNLDSSSFLGRIGLVRVHAGVLKKGQQVAWIHYDDEGNQHTKTVKIAELLATEGMQRVPAKEVIAGDIAAISGIDQVMIGDTLADIDNPEPLPRITVDEPAISMTIGVNTSPMAGRGGGDKLTARVVKARLEQELIGNVSLRVLPTERPDAWEVQGRGEMALSVLVETMRREGFELTVGKPQVVPKTIDGKIHEPYEHMVIDVPAEFQGAVTQLLANRKGIMMSMDTTGTDWVRMEFDVPARGLIGFRTVFMTDTKGTGIANHYSDGYRPWAGEIKDRASGSLVADRSGQVTAYALMQLADRGQFFVEPGMEAYEGMVVGQNNRDEDMDVNITKEKKLTNMRSATADATVTLAKAHVLSLDEAMEFCGQDECVEVTPERIRVRKVILSATDRGRARAREKARNK, encoded by the coding sequence GTGAGCGAAAACACCACTACCGCGCGCACCGAATTCCGAAACGTCGCCATTGTCGCACACGTTGACCACGGCAAGACCACCCTCGTCAACGCGATGCTGGAGCAATCCGGTGCCTTCGGTGACCACGGCGAGATCGCCGATCGTGTGATGGACTCCGGTGATCTGGAGAAGGAAAAAGGCATCACCATTCTGGCCAAGAACACCTCCATTCGTCGCGCCGGCCAGGGCAAGAACGGCGAAGACCTCATTATTAACGTGATCGACACCCCCGGCCACGCCGACTTCGGTGGCGAGGTGGAGCGCGCGCTGTCCATGGTGGACGGCGTGGTGCTGCTTATCGACGCTTCCGAGGGCCCACTGCCGCAGACTCGCTTCGTGCTGGGCAAGGCATTGGCTGCGAAGATGCCGGTGATCATCTGCGTGAACAAGACCGACCGCCCCGATGCCCGCATCGACGAGGTTGTCGAAGAGGCGCAAGACCTGCTGCTGGAGCTCGCCTCCACACTCGAGGATGAGGAGGCCCAAGAGGCCGCCGAGACCCTGCTGGACCTGCCCGTGCTCTATGCCTCGGGCCGTGCGGGCACCGCCTCCACCGAGAACCCGGGCGATGGCAATGCGCCTGCTGCCAAAGACCTGCAGGAGCTCTTCGATGTGCTCTACGATGTGCTGCCCGAGCCCTCGGCTGATATCAATGCCCCCTTGCAGGCGCATGTGACCAACTTGGACTCCTCCTCCTTCTTGGGCCGTATCGGTCTGGTGCGCGTGCACGCCGGCGTGCTGAAGAAGGGCCAGCAGGTGGCTTGGATTCACTACGACGACGAGGGCAATCAGCACACCAAGACCGTCAAGATCGCCGAGCTGCTGGCCACCGAGGGGATGCAGCGCGTTCCCGCTAAGGAAGTGATCGCCGGTGATATCGCTGCGATCTCCGGTATCGATCAGGTGATGATCGGCGACACCCTCGCTGATATCGACAACCCCGAGCCGCTGCCGCGCATCACCGTGGACGAGCCGGCGATCTCGATGACCATTGGTGTCAACACCTCGCCGATGGCCGGCCGCGGCGGTGGCGATAAGCTCACCGCCCGTGTGGTTAAGGCCCGCCTCGAGCAGGAGCTGATCGGTAACGTCTCCCTGCGCGTGCTGCCCACCGAGCGGCCGGACGCGTGGGAGGTGCAGGGCCGCGGCGAGATGGCGCTGTCCGTGCTGGTGGAAACCATGCGCCGCGAGGGCTTCGAGCTCACCGTGGGTAAGCCCCAGGTGGTGCCCAAGACCATTGACGGAAAGATCCACGAGCCCTACGAGCACATGGTGATCGACGTGCCCGCCGAGTTCCAGGGAGCTGTGACGCAGCTGCTGGCTAACCGCAAGGGCATCATGATGTCCATGGACACCACCGGCACCGATTGGGTGCGGATGGAGTTCGATGTACCCGCCCGTGGCCTCATCGGTTTCCGCACCGTGTTCATGACGGACACCAAGGGCACCGGTATTGCTAACCACTACTCCGATGGCTACCGCCCGTGGGCCGGCGAGATCAAGGATCGCGCCTCCGGCTCGTTGGTGGCCGATCGCTCCGGCCAGGTCACCGCCTATGCCCTGATGCAGCTGGCCGATCGCGGCCAGTTCTTCGTGGAGCCCGGCATGGAGGCCTATGAAGGCATGGTGGTAGGCCAGAACAACCGTGATGAAGATATGGATGTCAACATCACCAAGGAGAAGAAGCTCACCAACATGCGCTCGGCCACTGCCGATGCCACCGTCACCTTGGCCAAGGCGCATGTGTTGTCTTTGGATGAGGCGATGGAGTTCTGTGGCCAGGACGAGTGCGTGGAGGTCACCCCAGAGCGCATCCGCGTGCGCAAGGTGATCCTCTCTGCCACCGACCGTGGCCGCGCCCGCGCCCGGGAGAAGGCCCGCAACAAGTAG
- the dapC gene encoding succinyldiaminopimelate transaminase — protein MTARSRQPLAARLPAFPWDSLGPIIERAHAHPDGAIDLTVGSPVDPVAEPIAASLSAHANHPGYPPTLGTPALIDAISQSLHRRYGISALPHNAIVPVVGTKELIAQLPWLLGLGPDHRIAVPAIAYPTYDIAARLCGARAVVAEEVEEIIASDADLVYINSPSNPTGRVRSAAELCEIVAWARETGAIIASDECYLGLDFSGRARSIAHPEVCGGSLDNLIAIHSLSKTSNMASYRAGFIFGEQSAMSEVAEVRKHCGLSLPWAVQHAMVTALNSDEHEQAQHKVYRRRRELLRSSLEAAGLQVDYSEAGLYLWVTQDRSAEETIAAFADLGIITAPGTFYGDNEQCRSHVRLSITASDNAIEEAARRLAGGVGCAPS, from the coding sequence GTGACCGCGCGTTCTCGTCAGCCCCTGGCCGCCCGACTTCCCGCCTTCCCGTGGGATAGCCTCGGCCCGATCATCGAGCGCGCCCACGCTCACCCCGATGGCGCTATCGACCTCACCGTCGGCTCGCCGGTCGATCCCGTAGCCGAGCCGATCGCAGCCTCCCTCAGCGCGCACGCCAACCATCCGGGCTATCCGCCGACTCTGGGCACGCCCGCGCTTATCGACGCCATCTCGCAGTCCTTGCACCGCCGCTACGGCATTAGCGCGCTGCCTCACAACGCGATTGTGCCGGTGGTGGGGACCAAAGAACTCATCGCGCAGCTACCGTGGCTGCTCGGGCTAGGCCCCGATCACCGCATCGCCGTGCCAGCCATTGCTTATCCCACCTATGACATCGCCGCTAGGCTATGCGGGGCTCGGGCGGTAGTGGCCGAGGAAGTGGAGGAGATCATCGCCTCGGATGCGGATCTCGTCTACATCAACTCCCCGTCTAATCCCACGGGTCGTGTGCGCAGCGCTGCCGAGCTGTGCGAGATTGTGGCATGGGCCCGCGAGACAGGGGCGATCATTGCCTCCGATGAGTGCTATCTCGGCCTAGACTTCTCCGGGCGCGCGCGCTCGATCGCCCACCCCGAGGTATGCGGGGGATCGCTGGACAATCTCATAGCCATCCACTCGCTGTCCAAAACCTCCAACATGGCCTCTTACCGCGCCGGCTTCATCTTCGGCGAGCAGAGCGCCATGTCTGAGGTGGCCGAGGTACGCAAACACTGCGGCCTCTCGCTGCCTTGGGCCGTGCAGCACGCTATGGTGACAGCGCTGAATAGCGACGAGCACGAGCAGGCGCAACACAAGGTGTATCGCCGCCGCCGGGAGCTACTACGCAGCAGCCTTGAGGCGGCGGGACTGCAGGTGGATTACTCCGAAGCGGGGCTGTATCTGTGGGTCACCCAAGACCGCAGCGCCGAAGAGACGATTGCAGCCTTCGCTGATCTTGGGATCATCACCGCTCCTGGCACCTTTTATGGCGACAATGAGCAGTGCCGTAGCCATGTTCGGCTCTCCATTACCGCCAGCGACAATGCGATCGAGGAGGCCGCCCGGCGTCTCGCCGGAGGGGTGGGCTGCGCGCCCAGCTGA